A region from the uncultured Draconibacterium sp. genome encodes:
- a CDS encoding ATP-binding protein yields MSNFIYKLIAEGEHQQQDFKFCINDSKKIAKSLVAFANTDGGRLLIGVKDNGKIAGISSDEEFYMIEAAAKIYSKPAIDFTTRQWKIDGKTVLEIGIEASALKPHFAKDENGKWLAYIRKKDENILAHKIQIEVWKKAKSPKGVYFTYSDDERFLIDYLRKNEFITFSKFMRHQQLHRKKAEEILSNFVIIDIIKMNTTQEGTFFTLNTAFDALEMEKFGEL; encoded by the coding sequence ATGAGCAATTTTATTTATAAACTTATTGCAGAGGGGGAGCACCAGCAGCAGGATTTTAAGTTTTGCATAAACGACTCGAAAAAAATTGCCAAATCATTGGTTGCTTTTGCAAATACCGATGGCGGACGATTACTTATTGGTGTTAAAGATAACGGCAAAATTGCCGGAATAAGCAGCGATGAAGAATTTTACATGATTGAAGCTGCCGCCAAAATATACAGTAAGCCAGCTATTGATTTTACTACCCGCCAATGGAAAATTGATGGCAAAACAGTTCTTGAAATAGGAATTGAGGCCAGTGCCTTAAAACCACACTTTGCAAAAGACGAAAATGGAAAATGGCTGGCCTACATCAGAAAAAAAGATGAAAATATTTTGGCGCATAAAATTCAGATAGAAGTATGGAAAAAAGCAAAAAGCCCAAAAGGCGTATATTTTACCTACTCTGATGATGAACGCTTTTTGATTGACTATTTAAGAAAAAATGAATTCATCACCTTTTCGAAATTTATGCGGCACCAACAATTGCATCGGAAAAAAGCAGAAGAAATTCTCAGCAACTTTGTAATTATAGATATTATAAAAATGAATACGACCCAGGAGGGAACTTTTTTCACCTTAAACACAGCGTTTGATGCATTGGAAATGGAAAAGTTCGGAGAACTTTAA
- a CDS encoding alkaline phosphatase gives MLQKIYIVLLLSAFGFGAMGQDAYLNAESEQTDKVYQGGKPYNVKMYPQEFKSEKPKNIIFLIGDGMGVSQVFAGLTANQGKLFIENCRYIGFSKTQSADNYITDSAAGGTALSCGVKTYNGAIGVDADTMKITSILEEAEEHGLATGLVSTSSITHATPASFIAHQPNRGMYEHIAADFLETDIDVFIGGGIAHFINRKDGRNLVEELKNKGYTVENDIKKMSKIKKGKLAGLTAEVHNGRMEERGDMLPMATNTALNILSNNNKGFFLMVEGSQIDWGGHANSTVYIVEDMLDFDETVGEAIKFAAKDGETLVLVTADHETGGMALTGGNISTGMVKGSYPTKSHTGVMVPVFAYGPGAEEFIGIMDNTEIHHKMKKLLLNK, from the coding sequence ATGTTACAGAAAATTTATATCGTACTACTGTTGTCAGCATTTGGTTTTGGGGCCATGGGACAAGATGCCTACCTGAATGCAGAATCGGAGCAAACCGATAAGGTGTACCAGGGAGGAAAACCATACAATGTAAAAATGTATCCACAGGAATTTAAATCGGAAAAACCCAAGAATATTATTTTCCTGATTGGAGACGGAATGGGTGTAAGCCAGGTTTTTGCAGGATTAACAGCCAACCAGGGTAAATTATTTATTGAAAACTGCCGTTACATTGGTTTTTCCAAAACACAGTCGGCCGACAATTATATTACCGACTCTGCAGCTGGAGGAACTGCACTGTCGTGTGGGGTTAAAACCTACAACGGCGCAATTGGCGTTGATGCCGATACTATGAAAATTACCTCTATTTTAGAAGAAGCTGAAGAACATGGACTGGCAACCGGACTCGTTTCAACGTCGTCGATTACACACGCTACACCGGCCTCTTTTATTGCACATCAGCCCAACCGTGGCATGTACGAGCATATTGCTGCCGATTTTTTAGAAACTGATATTGATGTATTCATTGGCGGTGGAATTGCCCACTTTATTAACCGGAAAGATGGACGAAACTTAGTTGAAGAATTAAAAAACAAAGGTTATACTGTTGAAAACGACATAAAAAAGATGTCGAAAATTAAGAAGGGGAAATTAGCCGGGTTAACTGCGGAGGTGCACAACGGACGGATGGAAGAGCGAGGCGACATGTTGCCAATGGCTACAAATACCGCTTTAAATATTCTGTCGAACAATAATAAAGGATTTTTTCTGATGGTGGAAGGCTCTCAAATAGATTGGGGCGGCCATGCCAACAGCACCGTTTATATTGTAGAAGACATGCTTGATTTTGATGAAACAGTAGGCGAAGCCATCAAATTTGCTGCCAAAGATGGGGAAACTCTTGTATTGGTAACTGCCGACCATGAAACAGGAGGCATGGCCTTAACCGGTGGCAACATAAGCACTGGCATGGTAAAAGGTAGCTATCCCACCAAAAGCCATACCGGTGTAATGGTTCCGGTTTTTGCTTATGGCCCCGGAGCTGAAGAATTCATTGGGATTATGGATAATACCGAAATTCACCATAAAATGAAAAAGCTTTTGCTTAACAAGTAA
- a CDS encoding bile acid:sodium symporter family protein translates to MKEALEVLDNVRLNFSPTGLFALNVTIAFIMFGVALDIKIEHFKQLVMRPKSVIIGVISQFLLLPAVTFLLVLLLNPTPTVALGMLLIASCPGGNISNFMSALAKGNLALSVSLTAIATLAATFMTPINFALWGDLFINFYNTSGGGEYLVPIKIDFFQMVQTVVILLGIPVVAGLLVAQYLPVLTLKIKKPIRKISIVIFIGFVIALLSANFEHFKNFIHLVFLIVLIHNALALITGFSISSLFRLPRIDKRTITIETGIQNSGLALVLMFNPKIFPPELELGGMTIIAAWWGVWHILSGFAVSSFMSRFKLTR, encoded by the coding sequence ATGAAAGAAGCGCTGGAAGTTCTTGATAATGTCAGGCTAAATTTCTCTCCCACTGGTTTATTCGCACTTAACGTTACCATAGCATTTATAATGTTTGGTGTTGCACTCGACATTAAAATCGAGCATTTTAAGCAGCTTGTTATGCGTCCAAAATCAGTAATTATTGGCGTAATTTCTCAATTCTTGCTATTACCGGCTGTAACATTTCTACTTGTGCTCTTGCTTAATCCAACTCCTACGGTAGCGCTTGGTATGTTGCTAATTGCCTCGTGCCCCGGAGGCAACATCTCAAATTTTATGAGTGCATTGGCTAAGGGCAACCTGGCACTTTCTGTTAGTTTAACAGCTATTGCTACTTTGGCCGCCACTTTTATGACCCCAATTAACTTTGCCTTGTGGGGCGATTTGTTTATTAATTTTTACAATACCTCGGGTGGTGGCGAATACCTGGTACCCATAAAAATTGACTTCTTCCAAATGGTACAAACCGTGGTAATTTTATTGGGTATTCCTGTTGTTGCCGGCCTACTTGTTGCCCAATACCTGCCGGTGTTAACACTAAAAATTAAAAAACCTATCCGAAAAATATCCATCGTAATTTTTATCGGTTTTGTTATTGCTTTGCTGAGCGCGAACTTCGAACACTTTAAAAATTTCATTCATCTGGTGTTCCTGATTGTTCTTATTCATAATGCCCTTGCCTTAATTACCGGATTTAGTATTAGCAGTTTGTTTCGGCTACCGCGTATAGATAAACGCACCATTACAATTGAAACCGGCATACAAAATTCAGGCCTGGCGCTGGTGTTAATGTTCAACCCAAAAATATTCCCCCCAGAGCTGGAATTGGGAGGCATGACAATTATTGCCGCCTGGTGGGGCGTTTGGCATATTTTAAGTGGTTTTGCTGTATCTTCGTTTATGTCGCGATTTAAATTAACCCGTTAA
- a CDS encoding 1-acyl-sn-glycerol-3-phosphate acyltransferase encodes MKYEKWSLGYWLLKQYIRFTDWIIHDKVVLNGIENIPNNKPILFAPNHQNALSDPMAILLHTRFQPVWLARADIFKPGIITLILRFLKIMPVYRLRDGKDQLAKNDKTFADSVKVLKNNGALALFPEAAHSAKRQMLPHKKAVPRIVFMAEEKAQNQLDIHIIPTGIYYSSYWKFNRSILVNFGKPILVNNYLEAYKSNANNATLALRDDLEKAITPLTLAIKSKTHYNCIEQIRLIFGNAHAHRLQKEKGLKQRFLADQHLVKKLDQLEEKNQKKIQELCKAAAKLDETARKYGLRTWLIENHENNFIKLGMNKLLLLLSFPVFAFGFIFNAVPFITIDKIVRKKVNDYAFWSSFFLVLGFTIFPLFYLLELWAVSWLLTAVWQKVLFLCLLPFTGKFAFRWYILLLKTTGRARLLFLQVFNPSVWRNVKQQQEQLFNDLNKSTR; translated from the coding sequence ATGAAATATGAAAAGTGGTCGTTGGGCTATTGGCTTTTAAAGCAGTACATCCGTTTTACCGATTGGATTATTCATGATAAAGTTGTTTTAAACGGCATAGAAAATATTCCAAATAACAAACCAATACTTTTTGCACCCAACCATCAGAATGCTTTAAGCGATCCTATGGCCATTCTCCTACACACGCGTTTTCAACCAGTTTGGCTGGCCCGAGCCGATATATTTAAACCCGGAATTATTACGCTAATTCTTCGTTTTTTAAAAATAATGCCGGTTTACCGTTTGCGCGATGGAAAAGACCAACTAGCAAAAAACGATAAAACCTTTGCCGATTCGGTTAAGGTGCTAAAAAACAATGGTGCCCTGGCTCTTTTTCCCGAGGCAGCACATTCGGCTAAACGCCAGATGTTACCCCATAAAAAAGCCGTTCCGCGTATTGTTTTTATGGCCGAAGAGAAAGCGCAAAACCAACTCGACATTCATATTATTCCAACGGGTATTTATTACAGCAGCTATTGGAAATTTAACCGCAGTATTTTGGTAAACTTTGGAAAACCAATTTTGGTAAACAACTATCTTGAAGCCTATAAAAGCAATGCCAATAACGCAACCCTTGCCTTGCGCGATGATCTTGAAAAAGCCATTACCCCGCTTACCTTAGCAATTAAAAGCAAAACACATTACAATTGTATTGAGCAAATCAGACTGATTTTTGGAAATGCTCATGCCCACAGGCTGCAAAAAGAAAAAGGATTAAAGCAACGTTTTCTGGCCGACCAGCACCTGGTGAAAAAACTTGACCAGCTGGAAGAGAAAAACCAAAAAAAAATTCAAGAACTGTGCAAGGCTGCTGCAAAACTTGATGAAACTGCTCGAAAATATGGTTTACGCACCTGGCTGATTGAGAATCATGAAAACAATTTTATCAAGCTTGGTATGAATAAACTACTACTGCTTTTGAGTTTTCCTGTTTTCGCTTTTGGCTTTATTTTTAATGCTGTCCCATTTATTACTATCGATAAAATTGTACGAAAAAAAGTAAACGATTATGCTTTCTGGAGTTCATTTTTCTTAGTACTTGGATTTACCATTTTTCCCCTATTCTACCTTCTCGAACTATGGGCCGTTTCATGGTTGTTAACTGCAGTATGGCAAAAAGTTCTATTCTTATGTTTGTTGCCTTTTACCGGAAAATTTGCTTTTCGTTGGTATATTTTATTGCTCAAAACAACAGGCCGGGCACGACTGCTTTTTCTCCAGGTCTTTAATCCTTCAGTCTGGAGAAATGTAAAGCAGCAACAAGAACAACTTTTTAATGACCTAAATAAAAGTACACGATAA
- a CDS encoding DNA alkylation repair protein, with product MAEKLKDILFPLEKVQLFSRVLKEVYPPFQTEAFVNAVCDQQWPERELKEKMRHTTLSLHRFLPADFKEAIAILLAIVPKVSGFEAIVLPDYVEVYGQEHWDISLPALGEFTKCGSSEFGIRPFLNKNTEATMKYMLAWADSDDFRVRRFASEGCRPRLPWASAVPALKKDPSLILPILEKLKNDPEEFVRKSVANNLNDISKDHPELVLDLCIRWQGIAKNTNWIIKHACCTLLKQGNKKAMLLFGFANPELMQVEQLNFSNSSPAIGDDISFSFKLNLATKQKQKVRIEYIVHYVKASGKTSPKIFQIKEVEMPPGKHSITKNHSFKNRSTRKHYPGQHQFEIVINGERKASGCIGLG from the coding sequence ATGGCCGAAAAACTAAAAGACATCCTGTTTCCGCTGGAAAAAGTTCAGCTTTTTTCAAGAGTTCTAAAAGAAGTTTATCCACCGTTTCAAACGGAAGCTTTTGTTAATGCTGTTTGCGACCAGCAATGGCCCGAGCGTGAACTCAAGGAAAAAATGCGACACACCACACTAAGTCTCCACCGTTTCCTTCCTGCCGACTTTAAGGAAGCCATAGCTATTCTGCTTGCTATTGTTCCAAAAGTGAGTGGCTTTGAAGCCATTGTTTTACCCGATTATGTGGAGGTTTACGGACAAGAACATTGGGACATTTCACTTCCTGCTTTGGGAGAATTCACAAAATGTGGCAGTTCCGAATTTGGCATAAGGCCGTTTTTAAATAAGAATACCGAAGCGACCATGAAATATATGCTTGCCTGGGCCGACAGTGACGATTTTAGGGTGCGGCGATTTGCCAGCGAAGGTTGTCGCCCTCGCCTCCCCTGGGCATCAGCAGTACCGGCACTAAAAAAAGACCCCTCGCTTATTCTTCCTATTCTTGAGAAATTAAAGAATGATCCGGAAGAATTTGTGCGAAAAAGTGTGGCCAACAACCTGAATGACATCTCGAAAGATCATCCGGAACTGGTACTTGATTTATGCATACGCTGGCAGGGAATAGCTAAAAACACCAACTGGATTATTAAACATGCCTGCTGTACCTTGCTTAAACAAGGGAATAAAAAAGCCATGCTTTTATTTGGGTTTGCCAATCCGGAATTAATGCAAGTGGAGCAGCTCAATTTTTCAAATTCTTCACCGGCCATTGGCGATGATATCTCTTTCAGCTTTAAGCTGAATTTAGCCACCAAACAAAAGCAAAAAGTTCGCATCGAATACATTGTGCACTATGTAAAAGCAAGCGGAAAAACATCGCCAAAAATATTTCAGATTAAAGAAGTTGAAATGCCTCCGGGCAAGCACAGTATCACAAAAAACCATTCGTTTAAAAACAGGTCTACCCGTAAACACTACCCGGGCCAACACCAATTTGAGATTGTAATAAACGGAGAAAGAAAAGCAAGCGGCTGCATCGGGCTGGGTTAA
- a CDS encoding DUF4884 domain-containing protein, which translates to MKTIYLICAGALLLLLSACSGVPLTIKSPENNDTYNVEYLFEYDGCKVYRFYDRGEYVYFTNCMGDVTSFAKDSTNTRIENHVRILPEN; encoded by the coding sequence ATGAAAACAATTTACCTTATCTGTGCAGGCGCACTGCTACTTCTGTTAAGTGCCTGCAGCGGAGTTCCGCTAACAATTAAAAGTCCCGAGAACAACGACACCTACAACGTGGAATACCTGTTTGAATATGATGGGTGTAAAGTATACCGTTTTTACGATCGTGGCGAATACGTGTACTTCACAAATTGCATGGGCGATGTTACCAGCTTTGCCAAAGACTCAACAAACACCCGAATTGAAAATCATGTTCGTATACTTCCTGAGAATTAA
- a CDS encoding cold shock domain-containing protein, which translates to MNKGTVKFFNDTKGFGFIKDAESTKEYFVHVSGCKDEIQENDEVTFDLEEGRKGLNAVNVKLV; encoded by the coding sequence ATGAATAAAGGAACAGTAAAATTCTTTAATGATACCAAAGGGTTTGGATTTATTAAAGATGCAGAATCAACAAAAGAGTATTTCGTACACGTTAGCGGATGTAAAGATGAAATCCAGGAAAATGACGAAGTAACATTTGACTTGGAAGAAGGCCGTAAAGGGCTTAACGCAGTTAATGTAAAACTAGTATAG
- the aspS gene encoding aspartate--tRNA ligase, which produces MYRTHTCGELRIENAGNEVTLAGWVQRVRDLGAMTFVDLRDRYGITQLVVDENTDKAVTDALEELGREFVIQATGTVRERQSKNKNIPTGEVEIALSGIKVLSPAELPPFTIQDDTDGGDDLRMKYRYLDLRRDVVRDNLVLRSKMAHAVRNYLNAKDFIETETPVLIKSTPEGARDFIVPSRMNEGQFYALPQSPQTFKQLLMIAGFDRYYQIVKCFRDEDLRADRQPEFTQIDCEMSFVEQKDVLEMFEGLTRHMFKETLNVEVDEFPWMPYSEAMEKYGSDKPDTRFEMLINDISETVKGKDFVVFDSAEYIGAICAKGCAEYSRKQLDGLTNWVKRPQIGAKGLVYVKCNEDGSFKSSADKFYSQDDLKVWAEKTGAQAGDLILVMSGDKKHMLDALGELRLEMGKQLGLRDKNVFKPLWVVDFPLLEWDEESKRFHAMHHPFTSPKPEDIELMDTDPGKVRANAYDLVINGVEIGGGSVRIFDAELQSKMFSLLGFTKEEAEAQFGFLMNAFKYGAPPHAGIAFGFDRLVSLFAGLDTIRDVIAFPKNNSGRDVMIDSPSAVANEQLDELGLKLDVKEKKDKK; this is translated from the coding sequence ATGTACAGAACACATACTTGTGGTGAACTTCGAATTGAGAATGCAGGAAATGAAGTAACTCTGGCCGGTTGGGTGCAACGCGTCCGCGACCTGGGAGCCATGACTTTTGTTGACTTACGCGACCGCTACGGCATTACGCAGTTGGTGGTTGACGAGAATACCGATAAAGCTGTTACCGACGCGCTTGAAGAGTTGGGACGCGAATTTGTGATTCAGGCAACGGGAACGGTTCGCGAGCGCCAGAGCAAAAACAAAAATATACCAACCGGCGAAGTGGAAATCGCTTTGTCGGGAATTAAAGTGTTAAGCCCGGCAGAACTTCCGCCGTTTACCATTCAGGATGACACCGATGGTGGCGATGATTTGCGGATGAAATATCGTTACCTCGATCTGCGCCGCGATGTTGTACGTGATAACCTGGTGTTACGCTCGAAAATGGCACATGCAGTTCGTAATTACCTGAATGCAAAAGATTTTATTGAAACGGAAACGCCGGTATTAATCAAGTCCACTCCCGAAGGAGCACGTGATTTTATTGTGCCATCGCGAATGAACGAAGGCCAGTTTTACGCATTACCACAGTCTCCGCAAACATTTAAACAATTGTTGATGATTGCCGGTTTCGACCGCTATTACCAGATTGTAAAATGTTTCCGCGATGAAGATTTGCGTGCCGACCGTCAGCCGGAGTTTACACAAATCGACTGCGAAATGTCGTTTGTGGAGCAGAAAGATGTGCTTGAAATGTTTGAAGGATTAACCCGTCACATGTTCAAAGAAACATTGAATGTAGAAGTGGATGAATTCCCATGGATGCCTTATTCTGAAGCAATGGAGAAATACGGATCGGACAAACCCGATACCCGTTTTGAAATGCTGATTAACGATATTTCCGAAACCGTAAAAGGAAAGGATTTTGTGGTGTTCGATTCGGCTGAATATATTGGTGCGATTTGTGCCAAAGGATGCGCCGAGTACTCACGTAAACAACTCGACGGATTGACCAACTGGGTAAAGCGTCCGCAAATTGGTGCCAAAGGTTTGGTTTATGTGAAATGCAACGAAGACGGTTCATTCAAATCATCGGCAGATAAATTTTACTCGCAGGACGACCTGAAAGTCTGGGCAGAAAAGACCGGTGCCCAAGCCGGTGACCTGATTCTTGTGATGAGTGGTGATAAAAAACACATGTTGGATGCACTTGGAGAGCTGCGTCTTGAAATGGGGAAACAACTTGGCTTGCGCGACAAAAATGTGTTTAAACCCTTGTGGGTTGTTGATTTTCCGCTGTTGGAGTGGGATGAAGAAAGTAAGCGATTCCATGCAATGCACCACCCGTTTACTTCGCCAAAACCAGAGGATATTGAGCTAATGGATACTGATCCTGGAAAAGTGCGTGCCAATGCATACGACCTTGTAATTAATGGTGTAGAAATAGGTGGAGGTTCGGTTCGTATTTTTGATGCTGAACTGCAGTCGAAAATGTTTAGCCTGCTTGGCTTCACAAAAGAAGAGGCTGAAGCACAATTTGGCTTCCTGATGAATGCCTTTAAATATGGTGCACCACCACATGCCGGTATTGCGTTTGGTTTCGACCGTTTGGTGTCCTTATTTGCCGGATTGGATACGATTCGCGATGTTATTGCTTTCCCGAAAAACAATTCGGGCCGCGATGTGATGATTGATTCGCCATCGGCAGTTGCCAATGAGCAATTAGACGAGCTTGGTTTGAAATTGGATGTCAAAGAAAAAAAGGATAAGAAATAG
- a CDS encoding nucleoside deaminase, with product MIEPFNDEYFMKKAFTEAVQAFEEGEIPVGAVVVSKGKIIARAHNLTETLNDVTAHAEMQAITAAANLLGGKYLNDCTLYVTLEPCVMCAGALGWSQIGKIVYGASDEKRGFKKYAAKALHPKTEVLSGIFETECAELLQEFFRKKR from the coding sequence ATGATTGAACCGTTTAACGACGAATATTTTATGAAAAAGGCCTTTACAGAAGCTGTTCAGGCTTTTGAAGAAGGCGAAATTCCGGTTGGAGCTGTGGTTGTATCAAAAGGAAAAATAATTGCGCGCGCCCACAACCTTACCGAAACCCTGAATGATGTAACTGCACATGCCGAAATGCAGGCTATTACAGCAGCGGCAAACCTACTTGGTGGCAAATACCTTAACGATTGCACCTTGTATGTTACACTCGAACCCTGTGTAATGTGCGCCGGAGCATTGGGCTGGTCGCAAATTGGCAAAATTGTTTACGGTGCTTCCGACGAAAAACGCGGCTTTAAAAAATATGCCGCCAAGGCACTTCATCCGAAAACGGAAGTGCTTAGCGGTATATTCGAAACCGAGTGTGCGGAATTGCTTCAGGAGTTTTTCAGAAAAAAACGATAA
- a CDS encoding family 20 glycosylhydrolase, whose product MRKFLFSISIILAIMLVQSCSTPPPTSDQINLSWGVISNEYAETPQVKAKFIIENNSTYTFSEDNWALFYNQAPRDPIASDNNTRIEHISGDWFKLVPTEGFQLLPGKKVEIVYESSAWYIKASDAAVGPYFVFYDKNGNEQAIVEVDNYAVLPFNKPEQINRHRADAEPIPTAAWQFDNNAELFELEEDKLLPLVPNPVSYKITGQQVMFSNPVEILYAEGLENEANYLAELLQKIVGNSFVTRKANAPIANSVFLGFKELTVNGVQNEAYEMQVLSNQSVSIYGSDAAGVFYGIQSLVALLPPEFFDGSSQEVTLPELSMKDAPRFPYRGMHLDVARNFQSIETVKKVIDILAFYKLNQLLFYITEDEGWRIEIEELPELTEVGSHRGHTTKAANALHPSYGSGPTAYAKGSNGSGFYSRQEFIELIQYAKERHVNIIPEIGFPGHSRAAIKAMEARYEKYMELGDEEKANEFRLIDPEETSKYRSAQWYSDNIVNVARESTYRFYETVVDDVIEIYAEAGVELDFIHTGGDEVPEGSWSESPMCAGLMKKFPEFKDPKNLQAYGTRRIIEMLQGKNLKIGGWEEVALLKDETGRYNPNQEFAHLQVYPYVWNTLGSNTELAYRLANAGYPVIMCNVTNFYFDLAYNKDPREPGLYWGGFGNTRDAWQVAPFDVFRTTTQNAMGEQVDTDKAYAGLERLKPEARKNIIGVQAQIWAETIKDGEDDLMYRILPKLMGFAETAWAAEREWETIENTSQREESWNTEWNIFANTLAKKELPRLKSFLGGYNYRVPAPGGKIENGKLVANSTYPGLSIRYTTDGSEPGLTSAEYVEPVSVSGTVKIKAFDASGKGSLSMEVN is encoded by the coding sequence ATGCGAAAGTTTCTCTTTTCAATTTCTATAATATTGGCTATTATGCTTGTACAAAGTTGCTCAACTCCCCCTCCAACATCTGATCAGATTAATCTTTCGTGGGGCGTTATCAGTAACGAATATGCCGAAACTCCGCAAGTAAAAGCGAAGTTTATTATTGAAAACAACAGTACCTATACTTTTTCTGAAGACAATTGGGCCTTGTTTTATAATCAGGCTCCGCGCGACCCCATTGCCTCAGATAATAATACCCGGATTGAGCATATAAGTGGCGATTGGTTTAAATTAGTTCCTACTGAAGGTTTTCAGCTTCTGCCGGGCAAAAAAGTTGAAATTGTATATGAAAGTTCGGCATGGTACATAAAAGCGAGCGATGCTGCAGTAGGGCCTTATTTTGTTTTTTACGATAAAAACGGAAACGAACAGGCCATTGTTGAGGTTGATAACTATGCTGTTTTGCCTTTTAATAAACCCGAGCAAATAAACAGGCATCGTGCTGATGCAGAACCAATTCCGACAGCTGCCTGGCAATTTGATAACAATGCTGAACTTTTTGAGCTTGAAGAGGATAAATTATTACCACTAGTGCCCAACCCGGTGAGTTATAAGATAACAGGGCAGCAAGTAATGTTTAGCAACCCGGTTGAGATTCTGTATGCTGAAGGATTGGAAAACGAGGCCAATTACCTTGCTGAATTGTTGCAAAAAATAGTTGGAAATAGTTTTGTTACCAGAAAAGCGAATGCGCCAATTGCTAACAGTGTATTTTTAGGTTTTAAAGAATTGACTGTAAACGGAGTTCAAAACGAAGCCTACGAAATGCAGGTACTTTCCAATCAATCCGTAAGCATATATGGTTCTGATGCTGCCGGTGTTTTTTACGGTATTCAGAGCCTGGTGGCCTTGTTGCCTCCCGAATTTTTTGACGGTTCATCACAAGAAGTTACGCTGCCGGAGCTCTCCATGAAAGATGCTCCCCGCTTTCCATACCGAGGTATGCACCTTGATGTCGCTCGTAATTTTCAATCAATAGAAACCGTAAAAAAAGTAATCGATATTCTGGCGTTTTATAAACTCAATCAGTTGCTGTTTTATATTACTGAAGACGAGGGGTGGCGTATTGAAATTGAAGAATTACCTGAATTAACAGAGGTTGGCAGCCACCGGGGGCACACCACAAAGGCAGCCAATGCTTTGCATCCGTCTTATGGCTCGGGCCCTACGGCCTACGCCAAAGGAAGTAATGGTAGTGGTTTTTATTCGCGCCAGGAATTTATAGAGCTTATTCAGTATGCCAAAGAACGTCATGTTAATATCATTCCCGAGATTGGTTTTCCCGGACATTCAAGAGCAGCCATAAAAGCTATGGAAGCCCGCTACGAAAAATACATGGAACTGGGCGATGAAGAAAAAGCCAACGAGTTTCGTTTAATCGATCCTGAGGAAACGTCAAAATATCGGTCTGCCCAATGGTACTCCGATAATATTGTAAACGTAGCGCGCGAATCAACCTATCGGTTTTATGAAACGGTTGTTGATGATGTAATTGAAATTTATGCCGAGGCTGGAGTAGAACTCGATTTCATTCATACAGGAGGCGACGAAGTGCCTGAAGGCTCGTGGAGCGAATCGCCCATGTGTGCAGGGTTAATGAAAAAATTTCCTGAATTTAAAGATCCCAAAAACCTACAGGCTTACGGAACTCGTCGAATTATTGAAATGTTGCAAGGCAAGAATTTAAAAATTGGCGGCTGGGAAGAAGTTGCTTTGTTAAAAGATGAAACCGGGCGCTATAATCCAAATCAGGAGTTTGCACACCTGCAGGTATATCCATACGTGTGGAATACGCTTGGATCGAACACCGAATTAGCTTACCGACTGGCCAATGCCGGTTACCCTGTAATAATGTGTAATGTTACCAATTTTTATTTCGATTTGGCCTACAACAAAGATCCGCGCGAACCGGGCTTGTATTGGGGAGGTTTCGGAAATACCCGCGATGCCTGGCAGGTAGCTCCTTTCGACGTGTTTAGAACCACTACGCAAAATGCGATGGGAGAACAGGTGGATACCGATAAGGCTTATGCCGGACTTGAGCGACTAAAACCAGAAGCAAGAAAGAATATTATTGGTGTACAGGCGCAAATTTGGGCCGAGACAATTAAAGATGGTGAGGATGACCTGATGTACCGTATTTTACCCAAACTAATGGGGTTTGCAGAAACTGCCTGGGCAGCTGAACGCGAATGGGAAACCATTGAAAATACAAGCCAACGCGAAGAAAGCTGGAACACGGAATGGAATATCTTTGCCAACACCCTGGCTAAAAAAGAACTTCCTCGTTTAAAAAGTTTTCTCGGAGGTTACAACTATCGGGTTCCGGCACCGGGCGGAAAAATCGAAAATGGAAAACTTGTTGCAAACTCCACTTATCCGGGATTAAGTATAAGGTATACTACCGATGGTTCTGAACCCGGTTTAACATCAGCAGAATATGTTGAGCCGGTTTCGGTTAGCGGTACCGTTAAAATAAAAGCTTTTGATGCATCAGGAAAAGGCAGTTTAAGCATGGAGGTAAATTAG